Proteins encoded together in one Schistocerca americana isolate TAMUIC-IGC-003095 chromosome 8, iqSchAmer2.1, whole genome shotgun sequence window:
- the LOC124545398 gene encoding uncharacterized protein LOC124545398, whose product MSTPALFLVAITLHTVMSAPQQISSQQATILEQFNNFNGISPWRWSFTLSDGSRRDENGAVADGDLSVSGSYKWKDPEGSVHEVHYVADRGGYRTVPEVGLGTNAALTLVGK is encoded by the exons cTGTTCCTGGTTGCTATAACGCTTCATACTGTCATGTCGGCACCACAGCAGATCAGTTCCCAACAAGCTACCATTTTGGAACAGTTCAACAACTTCAATGGCATCAGTCCCTGGCGCTGGAG CTTCACTCTGAGTGACGGTAGCAGGCGAGATGAGAATGGGGCCGTGGCGGACGGAGACTTGTCGGTGAGCGGTTCCTACAAGTGGAAGGACCCGGAAGGGTCGGTCCACGAGGTGCACTACGTTGCCGACAGAGGGGGCTACAGAACGGTGCCGGAGGTAGGCCTGGGAACGAACGCAGCACTCACGCTGGTTGGAAAATGA